The Saccharothrix variisporea genome has a segment encoding these proteins:
- the infA gene encoding translation initiation factor IF-1, with product MGKKDGAIEVEGRVVEPLPNAMFRVELENGHKVLAHISGKMRQHYIRILPEDRVVVELSPYDLSRGRIVYRYK from the coding sequence ATGGGCAAGAAGGACGGGGCCATTGAGGTCGAGGGCCGCGTAGTCGAACCGCTCCCCAACGCGATGTTCCGCGTCGAGTTGGAGAACGGGCACAAGGTCCTGGCACACATCAGCGGCAAGATGCGTCAGCACTACATCCGCATCCTCCCTGAGGACCGGGTTGTCGTGGAGCTCTCGCCCTACGACCTGTCCCGCGGGCGCATCGTCTACCGCTACAAGTAG
- the rplQ gene encoding 50S ribosomal protein L17 — MPTPTKGPRLGGSPAHERLMLANLATSLFTHGRITTTEAKAKRLRPYAEKLITKAKVGDLHNRREILKVIRDKDVVHKLFAEIGPQFADRAGGYTRITKTLPRKGDNAPMAVIELVPEKTVTSEAERARKTKFAKDEAKQAETPATEVEETEAVADQDAEAPESATQDAAEEPAEGADEDAPKAEDKKDES, encoded by the coding sequence ATGCCCACCCCCACCAAGGGACCCCGTCTCGGGGGCTCGCCGGCCCACGAGCGGCTCATGCTGGCCAACCTGGCCACGTCGCTGTTCACCCACGGTCGGATCACGACCACGGAGGCCAAGGCGAAGCGGCTGCGCCCGTACGCCGAGAAGCTGATCACCAAGGCCAAGGTCGGCGACCTGCACAACCGTCGCGAGATCCTCAAGGTCATCCGCGACAAGGACGTCGTGCACAAGCTGTTCGCGGAGATCGGCCCGCAGTTCGCGGACCGCGCGGGCGGCTACACCCGCATCACCAAGACGCTGCCGCGCAAGGGTGACAACGCCCCCATGGCCGTGATCGAGCTGGTGCCGGAGAAGACGGTCACCTCCGAGGCCGAGCGGGCCCGGAAGACCAAGTTCGCCAAGGACGAGGCCAAGCAGGCCGAGACCCCGGCGACCGAGGTCGAGGAGACCGAGGCTGTGGCCGACCAGGACGCCGAGGCGCCCGAGTCGGCGACCCAGGACGCCGCGGAGGAGCCCGCCGAGGGCGCCGACGAGGACGCTCCGAAGGCCGAGGACAAGAAGGACGAGTCCTGA
- the rpsM gene encoding 30S ribosomal protein S13, with the protein MARLAGVDLPREKRMEIALTYIFGIGRTRSKELLTATEISPDLRVKDLSDDDLAKLRDYIENNFKVEGDLRREVQADIRRKMEIGCYEGLRHRRNLPVRGQRTKTNARTRKGPKKTVAGKKKAGKK; encoded by the coding sequence ATGGCACGACTCGCTGGCGTCGACCTCCCCCGCGAGAAGCGGATGGAGATCGCGCTCACCTACATCTTCGGCATCGGTCGCACGCGCTCCAAGGAGCTGCTGACCGCCACTGAGATCTCCCCTGACCTGCGCGTCAAGGACCTCAGCGACGACGACCTCGCCAAGTTGCGGGACTACATCGAGAACAACTTCAAGGTCGAGGGTGACCTCCGCCGCGAGGTTCAGGCCGACATCCGCCGCAAGATGGAAATCGGCTGCTACGAGGGTCTGCGCCACCGTCGCAACCTGCCCGTCCGCGGGCAGCGCACCAAGACGAACGCGCGTACTCGTAAGGGTCCGAAGAAGACCGTTGCGGGCAAGAAGAAGGCCGGCAAGAAGTAA
- a CDS encoding DNA-directed RNA polymerase subunit alpha — translation MLISQRPSLSEEAVNETRSRFVIEPLEPGFGYTLGNSIRRTLLSSIPGAAVTSIRIDGVLHEFTTVPGVKEDVTDIILNLKELVVSSEEDEPVTMYLRKQGPGAVTAGDIVPPAGVTVHNPDLHIATLNGKGKLEIELVVERGRGYVPAVQNKQAGAEIGRIPVDSIYSPVMKVTYKVEATRVEQRTDFDKLILDVETKPSITPRDAVASAGKTLVELFGLARELNVDAEGIEIGPSPAEADTIAAFAMPIEDLDLTVRSYNCLKREGIHTVGELVSRSEADLLDIRNFGAKSIDEVKMKLVGLGLALKDSPPGFDPSAAASDYPAEGWGAADTSVDNHDDGHDYAETEQL, via the coding sequence GTGCTGATTTCCCAGCGCCCCTCGCTCAGCGAGGAAGCGGTCAACGAGACCCGCTCCCGGTTCGTCATCGAGCCGCTGGAGCCGGGCTTCGGCTACACCCTCGGCAACTCCATCCGCCGCACCCTGCTGTCGTCCATCCCCGGCGCGGCCGTGACCAGCATCCGCATCGACGGTGTGCTGCACGAGTTCACGACCGTCCCCGGTGTGAAGGAAGACGTCACCGACATCATCCTCAACCTCAAGGAGCTGGTCGTCAGCTCCGAGGAGGACGAGCCGGTGACCATGTACCTGCGCAAGCAGGGGCCGGGCGCGGTGACCGCCGGTGACATCGTGCCCCCGGCCGGTGTGACCGTGCACAATCCCGACCTGCACATCGCCACCCTGAACGGCAAGGGCAAGCTGGAGATCGAGCTCGTCGTCGAGCGCGGTCGCGGCTACGTCCCCGCCGTCCAGAACAAGCAGGCCGGTGCCGAGATCGGCCGCATCCCGGTCGACTCGATCTACTCGCCCGTCATGAAGGTGACCTACAAGGTCGAGGCCACCCGTGTCGAGCAGCGGACCGACTTCGACAAGCTGATCCTCGACGTCGAGACCAAGCCCTCCATCACGCCGCGCGACGCCGTCGCGTCGGCGGGCAAGACCCTGGTGGAGCTGTTCGGTCTGGCGCGTGAGCTGAACGTCGACGCCGAGGGCATCGAGATCGGACCGTCTCCCGCGGAGGCGGACACCATCGCGGCGTTCGCGATGCCGATCGAGGACCTGGACCTCACCGTCCGGTCCTACAACTGCCTCAAGCGCGAGGGCATCCACACGGTGGGCGAGCTGGTCTCGCGCAGCGAGGCGGACCTGCTGGACATCCGCAACTTCGGTGCGAAGTCGATCGACGAGGTCAAGATGAAGCTCGTCGGCCTCGGCCTCGCGCTGAAGGACAGCCCGCCCGGGTTCGACCCGTCGGCCGCCGCGTCCGACTACCCCGCCGAGGGTTGGGGCGCCGCGGACACGTCCGTGGACAACCACGACGACGGCCACGACTACGCGGAGACCGAGCAGCTCTGA
- the map gene encoding type I methionyl aminopeptidase yields MIEIKSRGQLEAMRAAGLVVARTLALLTEHAKVGVSTAELDELAEQSIRDAGAIPSFKGYHGFPASICSSVNDQVVHGIPSKTQILAEGDLISIDCGAILDGWHGDSAVTLPVGTVTEAELKLSEATRASMVAGIEAAVPGGRLSDISFAIESATLLAGERDGIEYGIVEGYGGHGIGTKMHMDPFLPNYGKPGKGPRLKVGMAIAIEPMLTLGSERTVELDDGWTVVTTDGSRAAHWEHSVAITDDGPWVLTALDEG; encoded by the coding sequence ATGATCGAGATCAAGAGCCGCGGCCAGCTGGAGGCCATGCGGGCCGCCGGCCTGGTCGTGGCGCGCACCCTGGCGCTGCTGACCGAGCACGCCAAGGTCGGCGTGAGCACGGCCGAGCTGGACGAGCTGGCGGAGCAGTCGATCCGCGACGCCGGCGCGATCCCCAGCTTCAAGGGCTACCACGGGTTCCCGGCGAGCATCTGCTCGTCGGTGAACGACCAGGTGGTCCACGGCATCCCCAGCAAGACGCAGATCCTGGCCGAGGGCGACCTCATCTCCATCGACTGCGGCGCCATCCTCGACGGCTGGCACGGCGACTCGGCCGTGACCCTGCCGGTCGGCACGGTGACCGAGGCGGAGCTGAAGCTGTCCGAGGCGACCCGCGCGTCGATGGTGGCGGGCATCGAGGCCGCGGTCCCGGGCGGACGGCTGAGCGACATCTCCTTCGCGATCGAGTCGGCCACGCTGCTGGCCGGCGAGCGGGACGGTATCGAGTACGGGATCGTCGAGGGCTACGGCGGCCACGGCATCGGCACGAAGATGCACATGGACCCGTTCCTGCCGAACTACGGCAAGCCGGGCAAAGGTCCGCGCCTGAAGGTCGGCATGGCCATCGCGATCGAGCCGATGCTGACGCTGGGCAGCGAGCGGACCGTGGAACTGGACGACGGCTGGACCGTGGTCACGACGGACGGCTCGCGCGCCGCGCACTGGGAGCACAGCGTCGCCATCACCGACGACGGCCCCTGGGTGCTGACCGCACTGGACGAGGGCTGA
- the truA gene encoding tRNA pseudouridine(38-40) synthase TruA: MRLDLGYDGTEFSGWARQPGRRTVCGVLEDTMSTVLREDVTLTVAGRTDAGVHAAGQVAHADLPAAVDVSGLPRRLARALPADVRVFSARVVPFEFDARFSALRRHYEYRVTDAPFGALPLRRLDTLAWPRPLDVDALNAASELLLGERDFCAFCKRREGATTIRELQRLAWERDGDVLTAFVSADAFCHSMVRSLVGALLAVGEGRKPVPWPASLLSLTARSSEVTVAPAHGLSLVRVDYPEDSELAARALVTRNVRGAPTS, translated from the coding sequence GTGCGCCTGGACCTGGGCTACGACGGCACGGAGTTCTCGGGGTGGGCGCGCCAGCCGGGTCGGCGGACGGTGTGCGGGGTGCTGGAGGACACCATGTCCACCGTGCTGCGGGAGGACGTGACCCTCACCGTGGCGGGGCGGACCGACGCCGGCGTGCACGCTGCCGGCCAGGTAGCCCACGCGGACCTGCCCGCGGCGGTGGACGTCTCCGGGTTGCCGCGGCGGTTGGCACGGGCGTTGCCGGCCGACGTGCGGGTGTTCTCCGCGCGGGTGGTGCCCTTCGAGTTCGACGCGCGGTTTTCGGCGTTGCGGCGGCACTACGAGTACCGGGTCACGGACGCGCCCTTCGGTGCCTTGCCGCTGCGGCGGCTGGACACGCTGGCCTGGCCGCGTCCGCTCGACGTCGACGCCCTGAACGCCGCTTCCGAGCTGCTGCTGGGGGAGCGGGACTTCTGCGCGTTCTGCAAGCGCCGGGAGGGCGCGACCACGATCCGCGAGCTCCAGCGGCTGGCGTGGGAGCGCGACGGGGACGTGCTGACGGCGTTCGTCTCGGCGGACGCGTTCTGCCACTCGATGGTCCGCAGCCTGGTGGGGGCGCTGCTGGCCGTGGGCGAGGGGCGCAAGCCGGTCCCGTGGCCCGCGTCCCTGCTGTCGCTGACCGCCCGATCGAGTGAAGTCACGGTCGCACCGGCGCACGGCTTGTCACTCGTTCGAGTGGACTATCCGGAGGACTCCGAGCTGGCCGCGCGGGCGCTGGTCACGCGGAACGTGCGCGGCGCACCGACCAGTTGA
- the rpmJ gene encoding 50S ribosomal protein L36, which yields MKVQPSVKKICDKCKVIRRHGRVMVICENLRHKQRQG from the coding sequence GTGAAGGTCCAGCCGAGCGTCAAGAAGATCTGCGACAAGTGCAAGGTGATCCGCCGCCACGGCCGGGTCATGGTGATCTGCGAGAACCTGCGCCACAAGCAGCGCCAGGGCTGA
- a CDS encoding lysylphosphatidylglycerol synthase domain-containing protein gives MRVHLNLLASLASLALAVWLVVALVPTIGGVGWATITDHLAAVSTAALLGLTVLWLAGLWAYTYVLTGSLPGLRNTQAFSLNAAGSAVSNLFPFGGAAGVAVTAVMASSWGHTARAITTSTIVSGLWNALGRVALPLVALAVQGAAVLGRTVLAATLTTAAALVLTVAALSRLRWLSGVLKGRARRFVVRLRRQNAHVIRANWAKMTTGMVAYLALQALLLWCCLAVTGVELSLGALVAAFAVSRLLTLAVVTPGGFGVSENGTIALLVALGTPAGPAVAGVLLFAVFTFLAEIPVGGVAWLNWSVRRARSA, from the coding sequence GTGAGGGTGCACCTCAACCTGCTCGCCTCGCTCGCGTCCCTGGCCCTCGCGGTGTGGCTGGTGGTCGCGCTCGTCCCCACGATCGGCGGGGTGGGCTGGGCGACCATCACCGACCACCTCGCCGCCGTCAGCACCGCCGCCCTGCTCGGCCTGACCGTGCTGTGGCTGGCGGGCCTGTGGGCCTACACCTACGTCCTCACCGGCTCGCTGCCCGGCCTGCGCAACACCCAGGCGTTCAGCCTCAACGCGGCCGGCAGCGCGGTGAGCAACCTGTTCCCGTTCGGCGGTGCGGCGGGGGTCGCGGTCACCGCCGTCATGGCGTCGAGCTGGGGTCACACGGCCCGCGCGATCACGACGTCCACGATCGTCAGCGGCCTGTGGAACGCCCTGGGCCGGGTCGCCCTGCCGCTGGTCGCGCTGGCCGTCCAGGGGGCGGCGGTGCTGGGGCGCACGGTCCTGGCCGCCACCCTGACCACGGCGGCGGCACTCGTCCTCACGGTCGCCGCCCTGAGCAGGCTGCGCTGGCTCAGCGGCGTGCTCAAGGGCCGTGCCAGGAGGTTCGTGGTGCGGCTGCGCCGGCAGAACGCGCACGTCATCCGCGCGAACTGGGCGAAGATGACCACGGGCATGGTGGCCTACCTGGCCCTCCAGGCGCTCCTGCTGTGGTGCTGCCTCGCGGTCACGGGCGTCGAGCTGTCGCTGGGCGCGCTGGTCGCCGCCTTCGCGGTGAGCCGCCTGCTCACCCTGGCCGTGGTCACGCCCGGCGGGTTCGGGGTGAGCGAGAACGGCACGATCGCGCTGCTCGTCGCGCTGGGCACGCCCGCCGGGCCGGCCGTCGCGGGCGTGCTGCTGTTCGCGGTCTTCACGTTCCTCGCCGAGATCCCGGTGGGCGGCGTGGCGTGGCTCAACTGGTCGGTGCGCCGCGCACGTTCCGCGTGA
- the rpsK gene encoding 30S ribosomal protein S11 has protein sequence MPPKSRTGAGVKKVRRKEKKNVSHGQAHIKSTFNNTIVSITDPMGNVISWASAGHVGFKGSRKSTPFAAQMAAENAARKAAEHGMRKVDVFVKGPGSGRETAIRSLQAAGLEVGTIQDVTPQPHNGCRPPKRRRV, from the coding sequence ATGCCACCCAAGTCCCGCACGGGCGCCGGGGTCAAGAAGGTCCGGCGCAAGGAGAAGAAGAACGTCTCGCACGGCCAGGCGCACATCAAGAGCACGTTCAACAACACCATCGTGTCCATCACGGACCCGATGGGCAACGTGATCAGCTGGGCGTCCGCCGGCCACGTGGGCTTCAAGGGCTCCCGCAAGTCGACGCCGTTCGCCGCGCAGATGGCCGCCGAGAACGCCGCCCGCAAGGCCGCCGAGCACGGCATGCGCAAGGTGGACGTGTTCGTGAAGGGTCCCGGCTCCGGCCGCGAGACCGCGATCCGTTCCCTGCAGGCCGCAGGCCTCGAGGTCGGCACCATCCAGGACGTGACCCCGCAGCCCCACAACGGCTGCCGCCCGCCCAAGCGGCGCCGGGTCTGA
- a CDS encoding glycosyltransferase family 4 protein produces the protein MSIIHVSDCFLPRLGGIEVQVAGLADAQHRAGADVHVITATRHATRPPGCTVHPVAMPFGPPVHLRAGHHLDRLLSTLGADVVYVHVGAISPFAWSGIRSALKLGLPTVAVVHSMWDPSVRWCYRALDRVDGWSRSPLVLAAVSSAAAARVGAALPVDVSVVPNGVTPSEWRGIPVQRSDSVHVVSVGRLASRKQPLHLLSVLREAGAAVGGLRATLAGDGPEMGAVRRYVRRHGMDWVSLPGRLDRAGVSRLLASADVFVNPTASEAFGLATLEARTAGVPVVARPGTGVADFVRDGVEGLLSDDLAAALVRLATDSGLRHRIAAHNRSTDPPCTWPRVLEALEACRERALCGGPVRRGA, from the coding sequence GTGTCGATCATCCACGTCAGCGACTGCTTCCTGCCGCGCCTGGGCGGCATCGAGGTCCAGGTGGCCGGTCTCGCCGACGCCCAGCACCGCGCGGGCGCCGACGTGCACGTGATCACCGCGACCCGCCACGCCACCCGGCCGCCGGGCTGCACCGTCCACCCGGTCGCGATGCCGTTCGGCCCACCGGTCCACCTGCGCGCCGGCCACCACCTGGACCGGCTCCTGTCCACGCTGGGCGCGGACGTGGTGTACGTGCACGTCGGCGCCATCTCGCCGTTCGCGTGGTCCGGCATCCGGTCGGCGCTGAAGCTCGGCCTGCCCACGGTCGCCGTCGTGCACAGCATGTGGGACCCGTCCGTGCGCTGGTGCTACCGGGCGCTGGACCGCGTCGACGGCTGGTCCCGCTCGCCACTCGTGCTGGCCGCGGTGTCGTCGGCGGCTGCCGCACGGGTGGGTGCGGCGCTGCCCGTGGACGTCTCCGTGGTGCCCAACGGCGTGACGCCTTCCGAGTGGCGCGGCATCCCCGTGCAGCGCTCGGACTCCGTGCACGTCGTGTCCGTGGGCCGTCTGGCGTCCCGCAAGCAGCCGCTGCACCTGCTGTCCGTGCTGCGGGAGGCGGGTGCGGCGGTCGGGGGGTTGCGTGCGACCTTGGCGGGCGACGGTCCGGAGATGGGGGCCGTGCGCCGGTACGTGCGGCGGCACGGGATGGACTGGGTGAGCCTGCCTGGGCGGCTGGACCGCGCGGGGGTGTCCCGGCTCCTGGCGTCGGCCGACGTGTTCGTGAACCCGACCGCGAGCGAGGCCTTCGGCCTGGCCACCCTGGAGGCGCGAACGGCGGGCGTACCGGTGGTGGCCCGCCCCGGGACGGGCGTGGCCGACTTCGTCCGCGACGGCGTGGAGGGCCTGCTGTCCGACGACCTGGCGGCGGCACTGGTCCGCCTGGCAACGGACTCTGGTCTGCGCCACCGCATCGCCGCCCACAACCGCTCCACGGACCCGCCCTGCACGTGGCCGCGGGTGCTGGAGGCCTTGGAGGCGTGCCGGGAGCGTGCGTTGTGCGGCGGACCGGTCCGGCGGGGTGCTTAG
- a CDS encoding DUF1707 SHOCT-like domain-containing protein, translated as MSHPVRPEDMRASDAEREVVQQLLHRAHAEGSLDLTEFDQRVVATWQAKTRGELAALTADLPQVHPAPRPTPPVKAKKSGGRTALRVLTTIWASVSALNFAIWLLVSILGGEGLVHPWFLWVALPWGSVLGVVWLLVGREPGQR; from the coding sequence GTGAGCCACCCCGTGCGGCCCGAGGACATGCGGGCGTCCGATGCCGAGCGTGAAGTCGTCCAGCAGCTGCTCCACCGGGCGCACGCCGAGGGCAGCCTGGACCTGACCGAGTTCGACCAGCGGGTCGTCGCGACCTGGCAGGCCAAGACCCGCGGTGAGCTGGCGGCCCTGACCGCCGACCTGCCGCAAGTGCACCCGGCGCCGCGGCCGACGCCGCCGGTGAAGGCGAAGAAGAGCGGCGGGCGGACCGCCCTGCGGGTGCTCACCACGATCTGGGCGAGCGTGAGCGCCCTGAACTTCGCCATCTGGCTGCTGGTGAGCATCCTCGGCGGCGAGGGGCTGGTGCACCCCTGGTTCCTGTGGGTGGCGCTGCCCTGGGGCTCGGTGCTCGGGGTGGTCTGGCTGCTCGTCGGGCGCGAGCCGGGGCAGCGCTAG
- a CDS encoding Uma2 family endonuclease gives MSAAPEYGYDPPEYDPPRSTIGPHTVEDWLELDPAPDGSTIELIMGHLFVTPTPSLGHQRLSRRIERLVEDALATAGRTDLEVLATVNIEISSTIRTALIPDVVVLSDGRNGVFAPAEDLSLVVEIWSPGNTLAERETKAASYALAGVPFFWALDQPSKLNPLRLTAHRLENGLYKAENTLETEGPQTITAAPVPITLDLADLVR, from the coding sequence GTGTCCGCAGCCCCGGAGTACGGCTACGACCCGCCCGAGTACGACCCACCGCGCTCGACCATAGGGCCGCACACCGTCGAGGACTGGCTGGAGCTGGATCCCGCTCCGGACGGGTCGACCATCGAGTTGATCATGGGGCATCTCTTCGTGACTCCCACGCCTTCGCTGGGCCACCAGCGCCTGTCCCGACGGATCGAGCGGCTGGTGGAGGACGCCCTGGCGACAGCCGGACGCACCGACCTCGAGGTGCTCGCGACGGTCAACATCGAGATCTCGTCCACGATCCGCACCGCGCTCATCCCCGACGTGGTCGTGCTGTCCGACGGTCGGAACGGGGTGTTCGCCCCAGCCGAGGACCTGTCGCTCGTGGTCGAGATCTGGTCGCCCGGCAACACCCTCGCCGAGCGCGAGACGAAGGCGGCGAGCTACGCCCTCGCCGGGGTGCCGTTCTTCTGGGCGCTCGACCAGCCCAGCAAGCTCAACCCGCTCCGGCTGACGGCGCACCGGCTGGAGAACGGGCTCTACAAAGCCGAGAACACCCTCGAAACCGAAGGCCCCCAGACCATCACCGCCGCGCCCGTCCCGATCACCCTCGACCTCGCCGACCTCGTCCGCTAA
- the rpsD gene encoding 30S ribosomal protein S4, with the protein MARYTGPATRISRRLKVDLVGGDQAFERRPYPPGQHGRGRIKESEYLLQLQEKQKARYTYGVLEKQFRRYYEEAVRRTGKTGENLLQILESRLDNVVYRAGLARTRRQARQLVSHGHFIVNGQKVNIPSFRVSKFDIIDVKPKSLPLLPFEAARASFGDRPIPAWLQVVPSTLRILVHQLPERAQIDTPVTEQLIVELYSK; encoded by the coding sequence ATGGCTCGCTACACCGGACCGGCCACCCGCATCTCGCGCCGGCTCAAGGTCGACCTCGTCGGTGGGGACCAGGCGTTCGAGCGCCGTCCCTACCCGCCCGGCCAACACGGCCGCGGTCGCATCAAGGAGTCGGAGTACCTGCTCCAGCTCCAGGAGAAGCAGAAGGCCCGCTACACGTACGGCGTGCTGGAGAAGCAGTTCCGCCGCTACTACGAGGAAGCGGTCCGCCGCACCGGCAAGACCGGTGAGAACCTGCTGCAGATCCTGGAGTCCCGTCTGGACAACGTGGTGTACCGCGCGGGCCTCGCGCGCACCCGTCGCCAGGCTCGCCAGCTGGTCAGCCACGGTCACTTCATCGTGAACGGCCAGAAGGTCAACATCCCGAGCTTCCGGGTGTCGAAGTTCGACATCATCGACGTGAAGCCGAAGTCGCTGCCGCTGCTGCCCTTCGAGGCCGCTCGCGCTTCCTTCGGTGACCGCCCGATCCCGGCCTGGCTCCAGGTCGTGCCGTCCACGCTGCGCATCCTGGTCCACCAGCTGCCGGAGCGGGCGCAGATCGACACGCCGGTGACCGAACAGCTCATCGTCGAGCTTTACTCGAAGTGA
- a CDS encoding adenylate kinase — protein MRLVLVGPPGAGKGTQAELLKTKLGVPHISTGDLFRAHISQQTDLGKEVQEYLDSGELVPDAVTNEMVRERLSQADAKDGFLLDGFPRNVAQAAVLGEILAAEGHKLDAVLEFRIDEDVVVERLLARGRADDKEEVIRHRQQVYRNETAPLLDHYSDIVVTIDAVGDVEEISERALAALRGDR, from the coding sequence GTGCGACTCGTTCTCGTCGGCCCGCCCGGAGCGGGCAAGGGCACTCAGGCCGAACTGCTCAAGACCAAGCTCGGCGTGCCGCACATCTCCACCGGGGACCTCTTCCGCGCGCACATCAGCCAGCAGACCGACCTCGGCAAGGAGGTCCAGGAGTACCTGGACTCCGGCGAGCTCGTGCCGGACGCGGTCACCAACGAGATGGTGCGGGAGCGCCTGTCGCAGGCGGACGCCAAGGACGGCTTCCTGCTCGACGGGTTCCCCCGCAACGTCGCCCAGGCGGCGGTCCTCGGCGAGATCCTCGCCGCGGAGGGCCACAAGCTGGACGCCGTGCTCGAGTTCCGGATCGACGAGGACGTCGTGGTGGAGCGCCTGCTCGCCCGCGGCCGGGCGGACGACAAGGAAGAGGTCATCCGCCACCGCCAGCAGGTCTACCGCAACGAGACCGCGCCGCTGCTCGACCACTACTCCGACATCGTCGTGACCATCGACGCCGTGGGTGACGTCGAGGAGATCAGCGAGCGGGCGCTGGCCGCACTCCGCGGCGACCGGTGA
- a CDS encoding PIG-L deacetylase family protein, which translates to MSRTCVFFHAHPDDEALLTGGTMARLAAEGHRVVLVVATAGERGLAAHTDDLGAVRTREAHRSAKLLGCARVEFLGYADSGLDGAHERGFARADVPEAAGRLAEVLHEERADLLTTYDPVGGYGHPDHVQVHRVGALAAELAGTLRVWEATVDRTLLLRALRLARVARRFDLTPFRTAYTPRAEITHAVDVRRYAGCKRAALAAHATQTTGGDQTRTVSALLSLPPPLFRLVMGTEWYIERKRLRAR; encoded by the coding sequence GTGAGCCGAACCTGCGTGTTCTTCCACGCCCATCCCGACGACGAAGCCCTCCTGACGGGGGGCACGATGGCCCGCCTCGCCGCCGAGGGGCACCGGGTGGTGCTGGTCGTGGCGACCGCCGGCGAGCGGGGGCTGGCCGCGCACACCGACGACCTCGGGGCCGTCCGCACCAGGGAGGCGCACCGGTCGGCGAAGCTGCTCGGGTGCGCGCGGGTGGAGTTCCTCGGTTACGCCGACTCGGGGCTCGACGGGGCGCACGAGCGGGGGTTCGCGCGGGCGGACGTGCCGGAGGCCGCGGGGCGGCTCGCGGAGGTCCTGCACGAGGAGCGCGCCGACCTGCTGACCACCTACGACCCCGTCGGCGGCTACGGCCACCCCGACCACGTGCAGGTGCACCGCGTCGGCGCGCTGGCGGCGGAACTCGCGGGCACACTGAGGGTGTGGGAGGCGACGGTCGACCGGACCCTGTTGCTGCGCGCCCTCCGGCTGGCCCGGGTGGCGCGGCGGTTCGACCTGACCCCGTTCCGGACCGCCTACACGCCCCGGGCGGAGATCACGCACGCGGTGGACGTCCGCCGGTACGCGGGGTGCAAGCGGGCGGCGTTGGCCGCGCACGCCACGCAGACGACCGGGGGCGACCAGACCCGCACGGTGAGCGCCCTGCTGAGCCTGCCGCCGCCGCTGTTCCGGCTGGTCATGGGCACGGAGTGGTACATCGAGCGCAAACGCTTGCGCGCTCGGTGA